The Shewanella mangrovisoli genome has a window encoding:
- the fabV gene encoding enoyl-ACP reductase FabV — translation MIIKPKIRGFICTTTHPVGCEANVQEQIALTKAKGKIANGPKKVLVVGSSSGYGLSSRIAAAFGSDAATIGVFFEKPGTEAKPGTAGWYNSAAFDKFAKAEGLYSKSINCDAFSHEAKQKVIELIKQDLGQVDMVVYSLASPVRKLPDSGELVRSALKPIGEVYTATAVDTNKDCIIEATVEPATEQEIADTVTVMGGQDWELWINALAEAGVLSDNCKTVAYSYIGTELTWPIYWHGALGQAKMDLDRAAKALNDKLVAKGGSANVAVLKSVVTQASSAIPVMPLYIAMVFKKMRQEGLHEGCMEQIYRMFSERLFRADGAKPETDSDNRLRLDDWELREDIQQHCRDLWPQVTTENLSELTDYQEYKAEFIKLFGFGIEGIDYDADVNPYVEFDVIEL, via the coding sequence ATGATTATCAAACCCAAAATTCGTGGATTCATTTGTACCACAACTCATCCCGTTGGTTGTGAAGCTAACGTTCAAGAGCAAATTGCTTTAACCAAAGCCAAAGGCAAAATCGCCAACGGCCCAAAGAAAGTGCTTGTTGTTGGTTCATCGAGTGGCTATGGCCTGTCTTCACGCATTGCCGCCGCCTTCGGCAGCGATGCTGCAACCATTGGTGTGTTCTTCGAAAAGCCTGGTACTGAAGCGAAACCTGGTACTGCAGGCTGGTACAACTCTGCCGCTTTCGACAAGTTTGCCAAAGCTGAAGGTTTGTACTCTAAGAGCATCAACTGCGATGCTTTCAGCCATGAAGCTAAGCAAAAAGTTATCGAGCTTATCAAGCAAGATTTAGGTCAAGTGGACATGGTGGTCTATTCATTAGCATCGCCCGTGCGCAAACTGCCTGACTCAGGCGAGCTAGTGCGTTCTGCACTCAAGCCAATCGGTGAAGTGTATACAGCGACTGCCGTTGATACCAACAAAGACTGCATTATCGAAGCCACCGTTGAGCCTGCGACTGAGCAAGAAATTGCCGATACTGTCACTGTGATGGGTGGTCAAGATTGGGAACTGTGGATTAACGCACTCGCCGAGGCTGGTGTATTAAGCGATAACTGCAAAACCGTAGCCTACAGCTATATCGGCACTGAGTTAACCTGGCCAATCTACTGGCACGGCGCATTAGGTCAAGCCAAGATGGACTTAGACCGTGCGGCTAAAGCCTTAAATGATAAACTCGTGGCCAAAGGCGGCAGCGCTAACGTTGCCGTGCTCAAAAGCGTTGTCACCCAAGCCAGCTCTGCCATCCCAGTGATGCCACTGTATATTGCGATGGTATTTAAGAAGATGCGCCAAGAAGGCCTGCACGAAGGCTGTATGGAACAAATCTACCGCATGTTCAGCGAGCGTCTGTTCCGTGCCGATGGTGCAAAACCTGAGACCGACAGCGACAACCGTCTGCGTTTAGACGATTGGGAACTGCGCGAAGATATCCAGCAGCATTGCCGTGATCTGTGGCCACAAGTGACCACTGAAAATCTGTCAGAGC